One window of Aliarcobacter lanthieri genomic DNA carries:
- a CDS encoding methyl-accepting chemotaxis protein, producing MSNLKLRNKIFLILVLPMMAIFMLSSVLIFEKFERVVDMNKTSSYIDFTVELSKLLKQLQKERELAVLYIKNYGEEINKDEFEKQIKSSISTQKELEDFINNFELIKKDKILLEKFEVLKKSLAFIDEKRASAIELSLDSKTLENFYNEVIITLMSFFDELLVYSKSKELLKASQTYISIISIIEKTYKEKDLIKNIFNYNIISNKDYNSFISLLIFQDSDINELKGNLTKEQLDYFYKKFEDSIFKNIENSRRVIFLKIEKESLINTIKDALGYGGLIHLYKDFILTSDENILNQIQRNHTKILRAIKDYQKLEYSNEEKELLTDIQNAIDIYMAKSFNSEYLEDTKELDLKTLKALEYLSKHIYGANIEDWEDSSSKKIEILEDIKEKIVNDTLAFIDINVKNSDNQILLFFISLIVLTLLIFLVIMIMTSNVTKSIKKFEKNLEEFFSYSMKEKDEIKLNKLEGKDEFALMTKNMNTQVLKIEKITENDKQAILEIADIMGKVNNGFFEYSIKAKPSTKELKTLVEIINKMLDRTRLKIDSLNLLLSQYSEGNYQFKLDEVHTKGMYGDFGILCNSTILLGQSSSQLIAMITNAGKKLEENTKILTNSSNELAISSSNQAISLKQTSLSLEEITQNLKKNNENMNKMKYIADELNSAVNQGSKSATQTFNSMDEISKKVKAINEAITVIDQIAFQTNILSLNAAVEAATAGEVGKGFAVVASEVRELANKSANAAKEIKDLVESANLETNDGKMIADTMIKGYENLTSKILQTKDIIHNVTLFSKEQESGIIQINETVSKLDFAIQENAQTASNIDKLSNEVSNLSDKLLQITSASKIDEKYYDMVENVDLIKYISSYKNDHINFKKRYFKTLDTFEDCMVDSCKICNLGKWIVNCENRNEAFVKDEKWQKLKLNHENMHKMLQEYVSQNASKVENQVLRKIASQIEDSTIQVFDSLNDILYLESKINKK from the coding sequence ATGAGCAATTTAAAATTAAGGAATAAAATCTTTTTAATATTAGTTTTACCAATGATGGCAATTTTTATGCTCTCTTCTGTTTTGATTTTTGAAAAATTTGAGAGAGTTGTAGATATGAATAAAACATCTAGTTATATAGATTTTACAGTTGAACTTTCAAAACTTCTTAAACAACTACAAAAAGAGAGAGAATTAGCAGTTTTATATATAAAAAATTATGGAGAAGAAATAAATAAAGATGAGTTTGAGAAACAGATAAAATCTAGTATTAGTACACAAAAAGAGTTAGAAGATTTTATAAATAATTTTGAATTGATAAAAAAAGACAAAATACTTTTAGAAAAATTTGAAGTATTAAAAAAGAGTTTAGCCTTTATAGATGAGAAACGAGCAAGTGCAATAGAATTAAGTTTAGATAGTAAAACTTTAGAAAATTTTTATAATGAAGTTATCATAACTTTAATGTCTTTTTTTGATGAATTATTAGTATATTCAAAAAGTAAAGAGCTATTAAAAGCTTCACAAACATATATCTCAATTATAAGTATTATAGAAAAAACATATAAGGAAAAAGATTTAATAAAAAATATTTTTAATTATAATATTATTTCAAATAAAGATTATAATAGTTTTATCTCTTTATTAATTTTTCAAGATTCAGATATAAATGAATTAAAAGGAAATTTAACAAAAGAACAATTAGATTATTTTTATAAAAAATTTGAAGATAGTATTTTTAAAAATATTGAAAATTCAAGAAGAGTAATTTTTTTAAAAATAGAAAAAGAGAGTTTGATAAATACTATAAAAGATGCTTTGGGATATGGAGGATTAATTCATCTATATAAAGACTTTATACTAACAAGTGATGAGAATATTTTAAATCAAATACAAAGAAATCATACAAAGATTTTAAGAGCAATAAAAGATTATCAAAAATTAGAATATTCAAATGAAGAAAAAGAACTCTTAACTGATATTCAAAATGCAATTGATATTTATATGGCAAAGTCATTTAATAGTGAGTATTTAGAAGATACTAAAGAGTTAGATTTAAAAACTTTAAAAGCTTTAGAATATTTATCAAAACATATTTATGGAGCAAACATTGAAGATTGGGAAGATAGTTCTTCTAAGAAAATAGAGATACTAGAAGATATAAAAGAAAAAATTGTAAATGATACATTAGCTTTTATTGATATAAATGTGAAAAATTCAGACAATCAAATACTACTATTTTTTATTTCTTTAATAGTTCTTACTTTATTGATTTTTCTTGTAATTATGATAATGACGAGTAATGTTACAAAATCTATTAAAAAATTTGAAAAAAATTTAGAAGAATTTTTTTCTTATTCAATGAAAGAAAAAGATGAAATAAAGCTAAATAAATTAGAAGGTAAAGATGAATTTGCTTTAATGACAAAGAATATGAATACACAAGTTTTAAAAATAGAGAAAATTACAGAAAATGATAAGCAAGCTATTCTTGAAATAGCAGATATTATGGGAAAAGTTAATAATGGATTTTTTGAATATTCTATAAAAGCTAAACCATCTACAAAAGAGTTAAAGACTTTAGTAGAAATAATAAATAAAATGCTAGATAGAACAAGACTGAAAATAGATAGTTTAAATTTATTATTAAGTCAATATAGTGAAGGAAACTATCAATTTAAGCTAGACGAGGTTCATACAAAAGGTATGTATGGAGATTTTGGGATACTTTGTAATTCTACAATATTATTAGGACAATCATCTTCTCAATTAATAGCGATGATAACAAATGCTGGTAAAAAACTAGAAGAGAATACAAAAATATTGACAAATTCATCAAATGAATTAGCAATTTCATCATCAAATCAAGCTATATCTTTAAAACAGACTTCTTTATCTCTTGAAGAGATAACACAAAATTTAAAAAAGAATAATGAAAATATGAATAAAATGAAATATATTGCAGATGAATTGAATAGTGCTGTAAATCAAGGTAGTAAATCTGCAACTCAAACTTTTAACTCAATGGATGAAATAAGTAAAAAAGTAAAAGCTATAAATGAAGCTATAACAGTAATTGATCAAATAGCATTTCAAACAAATATACTGAGCTTAAATGCAGCAGTAGAAGCAGCAACAGCTGGAGAAGTGGGAAAAGGATTTGCTGTTGTTGCTAGTGAAGTAAGAGAGTTAGCAAATAAAAGTGCAAATGCTGCAAAAGAGATAAAAGATTTAGTAGAGAGTGCAAATCTAGAAACAAATGATGGAAAAATGATAGCAGATACTATGATAAAGGGATATGAAAATTTAACTTCAAAAATATTACAAACAAAAGATATTATTCATAATGTAACTTTATTTAGTAAAGAGCAAGAATCAGGAATTATTCAGATAAACGAAACAGTTTCAAAACTAGATTTTGCAATACAAGAAAATGCTCAGACAGCATCAAATATTGATAAATTATCAAATGAAGTATCAAATTTATCAGATAAATTACTACAAATTACATCTGCTTCAAAAATAGATGAAAAGTATTATGATATGGTTGAAAATGTAGATTTAATAAAATATATATCTAGTTATAAAAATGATCATATCAACTTTAAAAAAAGATATTTTAAAACTTTAGATACTTTTGAAGATTGTATGGTAGATAGTTGTAAAATTTGTAACTTAGGAAAATGGATAGTTAATTGTGAAAATAGGAACGAAGCTTTTGTAAAAGATGAGAAATGGCAAAAGCTAAAGCTTAATCATGAAAATATGCATAAAATGTTACAAGAATATGTAAGTCAAAATGCAAGTAAAGTAGAAAATCAAGTTTTAAGAAAAATAGCAAGTCAAATAGAAGATAGTACTATACAAGTTTTTGATAGTTTAAATGATATTTTATATCTTGAATCAAAAATAAATAAAAAATAG
- the mscL gene encoding large conductance mechanosensitive channel protein MscL has translation MFKEFKKFLISGNVVDMAIGFIFGAAFATFVKSMVENIIMPPIGLLLGRVDFSQLFIPLDGNSYANLAALEAAGAPAIKFGVFMNDTISFIILGFVVFMFIKSYNKLKGEKEEAPKTKTCCDCAMDIPVAAKKCGYCGNNAV, from the coding sequence ATGTTTAAAGAATTTAAGAAATTTCTTATATCTGGAAATGTAGTTGATATGGCAATAGGTTTTATATTTGGTGCAGCATTTGCAACATTTGTAAAATCTATGGTAGAAAATATAATAATGCCTCCTATTGGACTTTTACTTGGAAGAGTTGATTTTTCTCAATTATTTATCCCATTAGATGGAAACTCTTATGCCAATCTTGCAGCTTTAGAAGCAGCTGGTGCACCTGCTATAAAATTTGGTGTATTTATGAATGATACAATTTCATTTATAATTTTAGGGTTTGTTGTATTTATGTTTATAAAATCTTATAATAAACTAAAAGGTGAAAAGGAAGAAGCACCAAAAACAAAAACTTGTTGTGATTGTGCTATGGATATTCCAGTTGCTGCAAAAAAATGTGGATATTGTGGGAATAATGCAGTTTAA
- a CDS encoding PepSY-associated TM helix domain-containing protein — MIERLSKQEEKRLFNQRLQRVHVAIGISFSFLMYIALFFGIFAILLPYINNWEKPITHIKMTNTSTIDYDKILNQVLEDSDFPKNNPITISLPGYMKDPTLKVSTQFVEPKIFDPNTTLELKKDDGVFELANFLNYLHYGRLFGEFGWYIFGFMAVAGVFLIVGGLIQIIIINYRDSTSSQTGTFSKWHRKILLWTIAPFLIIVISGVFMNLGKKTAPLMTTVATKGEIKEVGKFIFPAIHPQDPKIEKIGEVVEMLSINELLKKAQSIAPELNFYRIKLTNWQDSTSVVKFEGYNPYMPFLNGLSNLPNVILSGVDGSLISEQKVLDKRWGSIFYDTINYIHLLFSVDDITRMVVFFIMLITTLAIGFGNLLYLEKRARKFPTNIPVYQGFGKLSLAVMLGVIPATGVLFVLQWLLPLDMENKVLITKGLFATFWCFTFTYSFYRLNSYQTAKEFLYLGGILFILSSIIHFINSGFNPIRLLNEGVYVVLAMDIGLILFGLILLIIAYKLPIQRDKIQEFWTSRGVK; from the coding sequence ATGATAGAGCGATTAAGTAAACAAGAAGAGAAGAGGCTTTTTAATCAAAGATTACAAAGAGTACATGTTGCAATAGGGATAAGTTTTTCATTTTTAATGTATATAGCACTATTTTTTGGAATATTTGCAATTTTACTTCCATATATAAATAATTGGGAGAAACCAATAACTCATATAAAAATGACAAATACTTCTACTATAGATTATGATAAGATTTTAAATCAAGTTTTAGAAGATTCAGATTTTCCAAAAAATAATCCAATTACAATATCACTACCAGGATATATGAAAGATCCAACTTTAAAAGTATCTACACAATTTGTTGAACCAAAAATATTTGATCCAAATACAACTTTAGAATTAAAAAAAGATGATGGAGTCTTTGAACTTGCAAACTTTCTAAACTACTTACACTATGGAAGATTATTTGGTGAATTTGGTTGGTATATTTTTGGGTTTATGGCTGTTGCAGGAGTATTCTTAATAGTTGGTGGGTTAATTCAAATAATTATAATAAATTATAGAGATAGTACTTCTAGTCAAACAGGGACATTTTCAAAATGGCATAGAAAAATACTTCTTTGGACAATTGCACCATTTTTAATTATTGTAATAAGTGGTGTTTTTATGAATTTAGGTAAGAAAACTGCTCCATTGATGACAACTGTTGCCACAAAAGGAGAGATAAAAGAAGTTGGTAAATTTATATTTCCAGCAATTCATCCTCAAGATCCCAAAATAGAAAAAATAGGTGAAGTAGTAGAAATGCTTTCAATAAATGAGTTATTAAAAAAAGCTCAAAGTATAGCACCTGAACTAAATTTTTATAGAATAAAACTTACAAATTGGCAAGATTCAACTTCTGTAGTAAAGTTTGAAGGATATAATCCATATATGCCATTTTTAAATGGACTTTCAAATTTACCAAATGTAATTCTAAGTGGTGTAGATGGAAGTTTGATAAGTGAACAAAAAGTATTAGATAAAAGATGGGGTTCAATATTCTATGATACTATAAACTATATTCATCTACTTTTTAGTGTTGATGATATTACTAGAATGGTAGTATTTTTTATAATGCTTATTACAACTTTAGCTATTGGATTTGGAAATTTATTATATTTAGAAAAAAGAGCTAGAAAGTTTCCTACTAATATTCCAGTTTATCAAGGCTTTGGAAAACTATCACTTGCAGTTATGTTAGGTGTTATTCCTGCAACTGGAGTATTATTTGTTCTTCAATGGTTGCTTCCTTTAGATATGGAAAATAAAGTTCTAATTACAAAAGGATTGTTTGCTACTTTTTGGTGTTTTACTTTTACTTACTCTTTTTATAGATTAAACTCTTATCAAACAGCTAAAGAGTTTTTATATTTAGGTGGTATATTGTTTATATTAAGCTCAATAATTCATTTTATTAATAGTGGATTTAATCCTATTAGACTTTTAAATGAAGGAGTTTATGTAGTATTAGCTATGGATATAGGTTTAATATTATTTGGTTTAATACTATTGATAATTGCTTATAAATTACCAATACAAAGAGATAAAATACAAGAATTCTGGACTTCAAGAGGTGTTAAATGA
- a CDS encoding TonB-dependent siderophore receptor, protein MKIKMAKTVATALLVCSAGVTLSNANEAKLDEITVSETNQTTTYTIKETSSAAKLDMSLKETPQSITVMTQKQIQEQNLQDLNDVLTQTPGVTLTQFGQFGAGYTSYYARGTSITNFQRDGMPSSEINIGRFNGFVGLEDTAIYDRIEIIRGSTGLTNGAGNPSASINYVRKKPTKEFQGDAKVSYGSWDTYKGTIDISGGLNSNDSIRGRLVASYGEGGSQQDRYNKENSLIYGALDFNLSDNTLLTTSLTYQKTNVDNASPHGFSSVTNDNPPQKQITFGRHDNAAADFTYTDIERLNVSLGLEHYFSNDWKAVGGYSYSKTNTERLYAVAGSSSFSYTSGKMGGQMGYVERTPETHSIDLYANGDFNLFGRIHKLSFGVNGHQSKTDDPAEVRTPFTVDINGWNGHVANKPIMPTTKNRYVFDEKQIGAFAALNLELSDPLHFILGGRISNFERVINKGTATQQTQKYNAEFTPYLGLVYDINENFATYASYTSIFNPTSTAKDTSGNYLDPEEGNTVEFGLNSEFYDGKLNTSIAYFMTKQDNLAVSDTPNLTPEGNTAFKSEDGVKIKGWDLTVSGELLPNWNISGGYTYTDAKDKNKDRLRTGEVPKQTLKFFTTYKYNKLTVGGGVNWQSEIHSSTNNTSSLNKQDSYTIVNAMAKYDIKKDFSVILNANNLFDEEYLLNTGGSQAWGAERNYTLSLNYKF, encoded by the coding sequence ATGAAAATCAAAATGGCTAAAACAGTTGCAACAGCACTCCTAGTTTGTAGTGCTGGTGTAACACTATCAAATGCAAATGAAGCGAAACTAGATGAGATTACGGTAAGTGAGACAAACCAAACTACTACTTATACAATTAAAGAGACAAGTTCAGCAGCAAAACTTGATATGTCTTTAAAAGAAACTCCTCAATCAATAACAGTTATGACACAAAAACAAATACAAGAACAAAATCTTCAAGATTTAAATGATGTTTTAACTCAAACTCCTGGAGTAACGTTGACTCAATTCGGACAATTTGGAGCTGGATATACATCTTATTATGCAAGAGGTACATCAATTACTAATTTCCAAAGAGATGGTATGCCATCATCAGAGATAAATATTGGTAGATTTAATGGTTTTGTAGGATTAGAAGATACTGCTATTTATGATAGAATCGAAATTATAAGAGGTTCAACTGGTCTTACAAATGGAGCTGGAAATCCAAGTGCAAGTATAAATTATGTTAGAAAGAAACCTACAAAAGAGTTTCAAGGGGATGCTAAAGTATCTTATGGAAGTTGGGATACTTATAAAGGAACAATAGATATCTCTGGTGGGCTAAATTCAAATGATAGTATAAGAGGAAGATTGGTTGCTTCTTATGGAGAAGGTGGAAGTCAACAAGATAGATATAATAAAGAAAATAGTTTAATATATGGAGCTTTAGATTTTAATTTATCTGATAATACTCTTTTAACAACATCTTTAACATATCAAAAAACAAATGTAGATAATGCTTCTCCTCATGGATTTAGTTCTGTAACTAATGATAATCCTCCTCAGAAACAGATAACTTTTGGAAGACATGATAATGCGGCTGCCGATTTTACATATACTGATATTGAGAGATTAAATGTTTCTTTAGGATTAGAACATTATTTTAGTAATGATTGGAAAGCAGTTGGAGGATATTCATATTCAAAAACAAATACAGAAAGACTTTATGCAGTTGCAGGTTCAAGTTCTTTTTCTTATACTTCAGGAAAAATGGGTGGACAAATGGGATATGTAGAGCGTACTCCTGAGACACATTCTATTGATTTATATGCAAATGGAGATTTTAATTTATTTGGAAGAATACATAAATTATCATTTGGAGTAAATGGGCATCAATCTAAAACAGATGATCCAGCAGAAGTTAGAACACCATTTACAGTTGATATAAATGGATGGAATGGACATGTTGCAAATAAACCAATAATGCCGACAACAAAAAATAGATATGTTTTCGATGAAAAACAAATTGGTGCTTTTGCCGCTTTAAATTTAGAATTATCTGATCCTTTACATTTTATTTTAGGAGGAAGAATATCTAATTTTGAAAGAGTAATTAATAAGGGTACTGCAACACAACAAACTCAAAAGTATAATGCTGAATTTACTCCTTATTTAGGATTAGTTTATGATATAAATGAGAATTTTGCTACTTATGCTAGTTATACATCTATTTTTAATCCAACTTCTACAGCAAAAGATACAAGTGGAAACTATCTTGATCCAGAAGAGGGAAATACAGTAGAATTTGGTTTAAATTCAGAATTCTATGATGGAAAATTAAATACAAGTATTGCTTACTTTATGACAAAACAAGATAATTTAGCTGTTTCTGATACTCCAAATTTAACTCCAGAAGGAAATACTGCTTTTAAAAGTGAGGATGGAGTAAAAATAAAAGGTTGGGACTTAACTGTATCTGGAGAACTTTTACCAAACTGGAATATATCAGGTGGATATACATATACTGATGCAAAAGATAAAAATAAAGATAGATTAAGAACTGGAGAAGTGCCTAAACAAACTCTGAAATTTTTTACTACATATAAATATAATAAGTTAACTGTTGGTGGAGGAGTTAACTGGCAAAGTGAAATTCATAGTTCAACTAATAATACTAGTAGTTTAAATAAACAAGATTCTTATACTATTGTAAATGCAATGGCAAAATATGATATTAAAAAAGATTTTAGTGTTATATTAAATGCAAATAATTTATTTGATGAAGAATATTTATTAAATACTGGAGGTTCACAAGCTTGGGGAGCTGAAAGAAATTATACTTTATCTTTAAACTATAAATTCTAA
- a CDS encoding flavin reductase family protein — protein MILDYENINELNRYKIMSGSIIPRPIAWIVTEDNGILNAAPFSYFIPISTNPALVIVAIGKKDDGSPKDTLANILKAKKATICFPNKSNVEQVQKCANQLAKDESEIEKFEIEVKRELEDYPPIISSTQTALFCEYFDTYKIAGDTTPIILKINFQYIEDGRINERNHTNIESIGRVGVTFKAMIDL, from the coding sequence ATGATTTTAGATTATGAAAATATAAATGAGTTAAATAGATATAAAATAATGTCTGGTAGTATAATTCCAAGACCAATAGCTTGGATTGTTACAGAGGATAATGGAATTTTAAATGCTGCTCCATTTTCTTATTTTATTCCTATTTCTACAAACCCAGCTTTGGTAATTGTGGCTATTGGAAAAAAAGATGATGGTAGCCCTAAAGATACATTAGCAAATATTTTAAAAGCAAAAAAAGCAACTATTTGTTTTCCAAATAAATCTAATGTTGAGCAAGTACAAAAATGTGCTAATCAACTTGCAAAAGATGAAAGTGAAATAGAAAAGTTTGAAATTGAAGTAAAAAGAGAATTAGAAGATTATCCTCCAATAATTAGCTCTACTCAAACAGCACTTTTTTGTGAATACTTTGATACGTACAAAATTGCTGGCGATACAACACCTATTATTTTAAAAATAAATTTTCAATACATTGAAGATGGAAGAATAAATGAAAGAAACCATACAAATATTGAAAGTATAGGAAGAGTAGGGGTTACTTTTAAAGCTATGATTGATTTATAA
- a CDS encoding MFS transporter, producing the protein MKYYINFLKEHKVIRDLSLVNFISSFGAWFSTVAIYTMVVEFGSTELAISIVTAMHFIPAIIIAPLSGAIIDRVKIRPLMVSLLFVELFMTIMFLTINDLSHLWILLIFIFIRMSAASMYFSTEMSVLAKLLNGKDLQTANEINSIIWSFTYAVGMATSGFIVNLYGVKTAIIIDVCIFILAILVFIQIKFNIEHKKVTEKIFELMKDGFLYIKNNKNILHLIFLHSSVGLTSYDALITILAKNQYKELIAVPLAIGLSNAVRAVALMIGPLFLNKIVKKENLHYLLIFQGLTIILWATTQDNFYLSLVALFFVGFSTAFLWSYTYSLLQNSCDNKYIGRVISYNDMFFMLAHVSTTLFIGVMAHITTTTVITICLGVAFLLFAYYYTKILKLI; encoded by the coding sequence TTGAAATATTATATAAACTTTTTAAAAGAGCATAAAGTTATTAGAGATTTATCTTTAGTAAATTTTATCTCATCTTTTGGTGCATGGTTTTCAACCGTTGCTATATATACTATGGTAGTAGAATTTGGTTCAACTGAACTTGCTATTTCAATAGTAACAGCTATGCACTTTATACCAGCAATTATAATTGCACCTTTAAGTGGGGCTATTATAGATAGAGTAAAGATTAGACCACTTATGGTATCTTTACTTTTTGTTGAACTTTTTATGACTATAATGTTTTTAACTATAAATGATTTAAGCCATCTTTGGATTTTATTGATTTTTATATTTATTCGAATGAGTGCTGCTTCTATGTATTTTTCTACTGAAATGTCAGTATTAGCTAAATTATTAAATGGAAAAGATCTTCAAACAGCAAATGAAATTAATTCTATTATTTGGTCTTTTACTTATGCTGTTGGTATGGCAACAAGTGGATTTATAGTAAATTTATATGGCGTAAAAACTGCAATTATTATTGATGTATGCATATTTATATTGGCTATATTAGTATTTATTCAAATAAAATTTAATATAGAACATAAAAAAGTTACAGAGAAAATATTTGAGTTAATGAAAGATGGTTTTTTATATATTAAAAATAATAAAAATATTTTACATCTTATTTTTTTACATTCAAGTGTTGGGCTAACTTCTTATGATGCTCTTATTACTATATTAGCAAAAAATCAGTATAAAGAACTCATTGCTGTACCTCTTGCTATTGGATTATCAAATGCCGTAAGAGCAGTTGCTCTTATGATAGGTCCTCTTTTCTTAAATAAAATAGTTAAAAAAGAGAATCTTCATTATTTACTAATTTTTCAAGGATTAACTATAATTTTATGGGCAACAACACAAGACAATTTCTACTTGTCATTGGTTGCATTATTTTTTGTAGGATTTAGTACAGCTTTTTTATGGTCTTACACATATTCATTACTTCAAAATAGTTGTGATAATAAGTATATTGGAAGAGTAATATCATATAATGATATGTTTTTTATGTTAGCACATGTTTCAACAACTCTTTTTATTGGAGTTATGGCACATATTACAACTACAACGGTTATAACTATTTGTTTAGGAGTTGCATTTTTACTTTTTGCATATTATTATACAAAGATTTTAAAACTAATTTAA
- the flhA gene encoding flagellar biosynthesis protein FlhA, translating to MKFSFKNLFSRDLIAVALFLSMLAIIIVPLNQVAIDFFISLSLAISFLILLISLYIQKPADLTTFPTLLLILVIFRLALSIATTRSILSEGHNGPEAVSSIITAFGEFVVGGNMVIGVIIFIILVLINFMVVTKGATRVAEVTARFTLDSMPGKQMAIDADLNAGFIDDKEAQERRKALITEANFYGAMDGSSKFVKGDAIAGIIITIVNIIGGLLVGIFQHGLDASEAANIYTILTIGDGLVTQIPALILSTATAIIITRSNTDEERFASRAVNQLIKDTKSLILVGIGLLLFALVPGFPTGILMMMGFLLIAMGYVIIMIEKGDDNIVTRFFKPQVAKKIEKPSDLKEKKRAASIPDESQSIETVMKLEVLELKLGVRLLQLVQGNSELLDKIKAIRKNIAAELGFVIPQIRISDDTNLAQNEYQFYLKRIPIVKGRIEVDKFLAMGGLGNEQLDGIKVKEPVFNLDAIWISKDLKEEALMKGFTVVDAPTIISTHISEIIRRHAEDIITRQDIVDIIDRLKKDFPIVVEEAMKVTSYGSILKVCKDLLHEKIPIVDMLTIIEAIADIAEFTKAPEILLEHVRAKLYRLITQKFKDSDGILHIVTIKPELEQQFIGKLQEHHGASQLMLSISEINNLVTKTKHLLDEVEKKGFSKVAMVVDPVLRKRISEIYEKFGLTLPVLSHAELDSKANFAIEGTLEF from the coding sequence ATGAAGTTTAGTTTTAAAAATCTTTTTTCTAGGGATTTAATAGCAGTAGCATTGTTCCTTTCAATGCTTGCTATTATTATTGTTCCTTTAAATCAAGTAGCAATAGATTTTTTTATATCATTATCTTTAGCTATATCATTTTTAATTCTTTTAATATCTTTATATATTCAAAAACCAGCTGATTTAACAACATTTCCAACACTTTTATTAATATTAGTTATTTTTAGATTAGCACTTAGTATTGCAACTACTAGATCAATTTTAAGTGAAGGTCATAATGGTCCAGAAGCTGTAAGTAGTATTATTACAGCTTTTGGAGAGTTTGTTGTTGGTGGAAATATGGTTATTGGTGTAATCATATTTATTATTCTTGTACTTATAAACTTTATGGTTGTTACAAAAGGTGCTACAAGAGTTGCTGAAGTTACTGCAAGATTTACACTTGATTCTATGCCTGGTAAACAAATGGCTATTGATGCAGATTTAAATGCCGGATTTATAGATGATAAAGAAGCACAAGAGAGAAGAAAAGCACTTATAACTGAAGCAAACTTTTATGGAGCTATGGATGGATCTTCTAAGTTTGTAAAAGGTGATGCAATTGCTGGTATTATTATTACAATTGTTAACATCATTGGTGGATTATTAGTTGGAATTTTTCAACATGGTTTAGATGCAAGTGAAGCTGCAAATATTTATACAATTTTAACTATTGGTGATGGACTTGTTACTCAAATTCCTGCACTTATTTTATCTACTGCAACAGCAATTATTATTACTAGATCAAATACAGATGAAGAGAGATTTGCTTCAAGAGCTGTAAATCAACTTATAAAAGATACAAAATCATTAATCTTAGTTGGTATTGGATTACTCTTATTTGCTTTAGTACCAGGTTTCCCAACAGGTATATTGATGATGATGGGATTTTTATTAATAGCTATGGGATATGTCATCATTATGATAGAAAAAGGTGATGATAATATTGTAACCAGATTTTTTAAACCACAAGTTGCTAAAAAAATTGAAAAACCAAGTGATTTAAAAGAGAAAAAAAGAGCAGCCTCAATTCCAGATGAAAGTCAAAGTATTGAAACAGTTATGAAGCTTGAAGTGTTAGAACTAAAACTTGGAGTTAGACTTTTACAACTTGTTCAAGGTAATTCAGAACTTCTTGATAAGATTAAGGCTATTAGAAAAAATATAGCTGCAGAATTGGGATTTGTAATACCACAGATAAGAATTTCTGATGATACAAATTTAGCTCAAAATGAGTACCAATTTTATCTTAAAAGAATTCCTATTGTAAAAGGAAGAATAGAAGTTGATAAATTTCTTGCAATGGGTGGTTTAGGAAATGAACAACTTGATGGAATAAAGGTTAAAGAACCAGTTTTTAACCTTGATGCAATTTGGATTTCAAAAGATTTAAAAGAAGAAGCCTTGATGAAAGGGTTTACTGTTGTTGATGCTCCTACTATTATTTCTACACATATATCAGAGATTATTAGAAGACATGCAGAAGATATTATAACTAGACAAGATATTGTTGATATTATAGATAGATTGAAAAAAGATTTCCCTATTGTTGTTGAAGAAGCTATGAAGGTTACATCTTATGGAAGTATTTTAAAAGTTTGTAAAGATTTACTTCATGAAAAAATACCTATTGTAGATATGCTAACAATAATTGAAGCAATAGCAGATATTGCAGAGTTTACAAAAGCTCCTGAAATATTACTTGAACATGTTAGAGCAAAGCTTTATAGGCTTATAACTCAAAAGTTTAAAGATAGTGATGGAATTTTACATATTGTTACAATAAAACCAGAATTAGAACAGCAATTTATAGGTAAACTACAAGAACATCATGGTGCGTCACAATTAATGCTTAGTATCTCTGAAATCAATAATCTTGTTACAAAAACAAAACATCTTTTAGATGAAGTTGAGAAAAAAGGTTTTTCTAAAGTTGCTATGGTTGTAGATCCAGTTTTAAGAAAAAGAATTTCAGAAATTTATGAGAAATTTGGACTTACTTTACCAGTTTTATCCCATGCTGAACTTGACTCAAAAGCAAACTTCGCTATTGAAGGAACTTTAGAGTTCTAA